One stretch of Dokdonia sp. Hel_I_53 DNA includes these proteins:
- a CDS encoding cell wall anchor protein, whose protein sequence is MKQFILTFSLFISSQLLFSQIGINTTTPDPSSALDISSTNSGVLAPRMTSAQRLAITSPATSLLVFDTDENEFYYYEGSTWIPLGSSQMRDNYKLVKSIADLADESTGSAYVLNTDFLYEINGTILVDLPIDINGAYIEGVDSGEDILVNASGGALFQGTGAGSIRNITLSGNGSPIFDLTGTGSELLIVNNTVLAGASSVGSISSVGTAFFSITQYVGNGNGFTLSNIGSFLMNTMFWTESNSGTFITASGSFDNFQMGNGRIEADAGETGLDVSANPTIVNEAALSEISFIGAGTRVQGYTVGSYPGYNFNTNWNVSCSGIPTETDEVAVGDLNFNFTAGGGAGTTFPANGTPRKLQGTTTTNNLFRFSETGSNRIIYEGKERRFFEASASISFEGSQPGDRFIFYIARGRAGDATATVIDETGAWKIVSNAANRGGGVTVADISVVPVIGVFDLEPNDYIEVWAERFSGTGSIFTVALNLAVF, encoded by the coding sequence ATGAAACAATTTATACTTACATTTTCACTCTTTATCAGCTCGCAATTGCTTTTTTCTCAGATTGGTATTAATACAACCACTCCTGATCCATCTTCTGCATTAGACATTTCATCAACCAATAGTGGTGTTTTGGCTCCGCGTATGACCAGCGCACAGCGACTTGCTATTACCAGCCCAGCCACTAGTCTCTTAGTATTTGATACAGATGAGAATGAATTTTATTATTATGAAGGTTCAACTTGGATTCCCTTGGGGTCTTCTCAAATGAGAGATAACTATAAATTGGTGAAGAGCATTGCTGATCTTGCAGATGAGTCTACTGGTAGCGCATATGTTTTAAACACAGATTTTCTCTATGAGATCAATGGAACAATTTTAGTAGACCTCCCTATAGATATAAACGGTGCTTATATAGAGGGTGTTGATAGTGGGGAAGATATTTTAGTAAATGCGAGTGGTGGTGCTCTTTTTCAAGGCACAGGTGCTGGCAGTATCCGTAATATTACATTATCGGGTAATGGAAGCCCAATTTTTGATTTAACGGGTACAGGATCGGAGCTTTTAATTGTAAATAATACAGTCCTAGCAGGAGCTAGTTCCGTTGGCTCTATAAGCTCTGTGGGTACCGCTTTTTTTAGTATCACGCAATACGTTGGAAATGGGAACGGGTTTACATTATCAAACATTGGTAGTTTCTTGATGAATACTATGTTTTGGACTGAATCGAATTCAGGAACATTTATTACGGCTTCAGGAAGTTTTGATAATTTTCAAATGGGTAATGGGAGGATAGAAGCAGATGCTGGTGAAACAGGATTAGATGTAAGTGCTAACCCTACAATTGTAAATGAAGCAGCCTTGTCTGAAATTAGTTTTATAGGAGCTGGAACGAGAGTTCAAGGGTATACTGTAGGTAGCTATCCGGGGTACAATTTTAACACAAATTGGAATGTAAGTTGCTCAGGAATACCTACGGAGACAGACGAGGTGGCAGTAGGGGATTTAAATTTTAATTTTACAGCTGGCGGAGGTGCTGGTACTACTTTTCCGGCAAACGGTACTCCTCGGAAATTACAAGGTACTACTACCACTAATAATTTGTTTCGCTTTTCTGAGACTGGCAGTAATAGAATTATATACGAAGGAAAGGAACGAAGGTTTTTTGAAGCTTCAGCGAGTATCTCTTTTGAAGGAAGTCAACCAGGTGATCGTTTTATATTTTATATTGCTCGAGGTAGAGCAGGAGATGCCACTGCTACAGTAATAGACGAGACGGGCGCCTGGAAGATTGTTTCTAATGCAGCAAATCGTGGCGGTGGAGTTACAGTCGCTGATATAAGCGTCGTTCCAGTTATTGGTGTTTTTGATTTAGAACCAAATGATTACATTGAAGTTTGGGCAGAGCGATTTAGCGGTACTGGAAGTATATTTACTGTAGCGCTTAATCTCGCTGTTTTTTAA
- a CDS encoding dipeptidase: MQNPKEYIAQHKDRFIDELIELLKIPSISADSAYATSTQETASMVADSLKKAGCDTVEICETPGYPIVYADKIIDKSLPTVLVYGHYDVQPPDPVELWDSPPFEPVIKKTELHPEGAIFARGACDDKGQMYMHVKAFEYMVAQDKLPCNVKFMIEGEEEVGSKNLAWYVARNQEKLKNDVILISDTGMIANDTPSITTGLRGMSYVEVEVTGPNRDLHSGLYGGAVANPINILAKMIASLHDENNHITVEGFYDKVEELTKAERDKMGEAPFSLENYKKSLDINAVYGEKGYTTNERNSIRPTLDVNGIWGGYTGEGAKTVIPSKAYAKISMRLVPNQDWEEITELFKTHFESIAPEGVKVNVTPHHGGQGYVTPIDTIAYQAAEKAYEKTFGKTPIPQRSGGSIPIVSLFEKELKSKTILMGFGLDSDAIHSPNEHFGIWNYLKGIETIPYFYTYFTEMNK, translated from the coding sequence ATGCAAAATCCTAAAGAATACATTGCTCAACATAAGGATAGGTTTATCGATGAGCTTATAGAATTACTAAAAATTCCTAGTATAAGTGCAGACTCTGCATATGCAACTTCTACCCAAGAAACAGCAAGCATGGTAGCAGATAGTTTGAAGAAAGCAGGTTGCGATACGGTAGAAATTTGTGAGACCCCTGGATATCCTATTGTGTATGCAGATAAAATCATTGATAAAAGTCTACCTACCGTTTTGGTGTATGGTCATTACGATGTACAACCACCAGATCCAGTAGAGCTTTGGGACTCTCCCCCTTTTGAACCTGTGATCAAAAAAACAGAATTACATCCAGAAGGCGCCATTTTTGCTCGTGGAGCATGCGATGATAAAGGGCAAATGTATATGCATGTCAAAGCTTTTGAATATATGGTAGCACAAGATAAGTTGCCTTGTAATGTAAAATTTATGATTGAAGGTGAAGAGGAAGTAGGAAGTAAGAACCTTGCTTGGTACGTAGCGCGCAATCAAGAAAAGCTTAAAAATGACGTCATCTTAATTTCTGATACTGGAATGATTGCAAACGACACTCCATCTATTACAACTGGCTTGCGAGGTATGAGCTATGTAGAGGTGGAAGTAACAGGACCTAATAGGGATCTTCATTCTGGCTTATACGGTGGTGCTGTGGCAAATCCTATTAATATTCTGGCCAAAATGATTGCTAGTCTACATGATGAAAATAATCACATCACTGTAGAAGGGTTTTATGATAAAGTAGAAGAACTTACAAAAGCTGAAAGAGACAAAATGGGAGAGGCTCCCTTTTCTTTAGAAAATTATAAGAAGTCTTTAGACATCAATGCCGTTTATGGTGAAAAAGGCTATACTACTAATGAGCGAAATTCTATACGTCCTACCTTAGATGTAAATGGAATCTGGGGTGGTTATACAGGAGAAGGTGCAAAAACAGTGATCCCAAGCAAAGCATATGCAAAGATCTCGATGCGCTTAGTCCCTAATCAAGATTGGGAAGAGATAACAGAACTTTTTAAAACACATTTCGAAAGTATTGCACCCGAAGGTGTGAAGGTAAATGTTACGCCACATCACGGAGGTCAAGGATATGTAACACCAATAGATACTATCGCCTATCAGGCTGCAGAAAAAGCATACGAGAAAACGTTTGGAAAAACACCTATACCCCAACGTTCTGGAGGAAGTATTCCTATCGTCTCACTTTTTGAAAAAGAGCTCAAGAGTAAAACAATTTTAATGGGGTTTGGGTTAGATAGCGACGCGATACACTCTCCTAACGAGCATTTTGGAATTTGGAATTATTTAAAAGGTATAGAAACGATTCCCTATTTTTATACATACTTTACAGAGATGAATAAATAA
- a CDS encoding PfkB family carbohydrate kinase, whose translation MSEKILNIAAYGEIVWDQYPEKKHLGGAPFNVACRLHSFGAKVQMISALGNDTLGKEALEEIKSLGLDTSYIQRNDKPTGHVEVALNKKGAVTYTIPQPAAWDRIPWTEKNVQAVTEADALVIGSLAFRSGIDVPLDMDHLDVKYAPVPENIEAIEVLIARSKFTVFDVNLRAPYYDIEIIVGLMEASDMIKLNDEELELVVLAMGIEGETLADELKMLSAMTETPTICVTLGADGAMLYHKGGIHTQEGFSVEAIDTIGAGDSFLAALLFGLLSGETPDDALEVACAIGSIVASKEGANPEVKISEIDNTLGF comes from the coding sequence ATGTCTGAAAAAATTTTAAATATAGCCGCTTACGGAGAAATAGTGTGGGATCAGTACCCAGAGAAGAAGCACCTAGGTGGCGCGCCTTTTAATGTTGCGTGTAGACTACATTCCTTTGGCGCTAAGGTCCAAATGATAAGCGCTCTTGGGAATGATACGCTAGGAAAAGAAGCTCTAGAAGAAATTAAAAGCCTAGGCTTGGACACTTCATACATACAACGTAATGATAAGCCAACAGGACACGTAGAAGTGGCTCTTAACAAAAAAGGGGCTGTTACCTATACAATACCACAGCCGGCTGCATGGGATCGTATTCCTTGGACAGAAAAAAATGTTCAAGCAGTTACAGAGGCAGATGCTTTAGTAATAGGAAGCCTAGCTTTTAGATCTGGAATTGATGTGCCTCTAGATATGGATCATTTAGATGTAAAATATGCTCCTGTACCTGAAAATATAGAAGCCATAGAAGTGTTAATTGCCCGTTCTAAGTTTACAGTCTTTGATGTTAACCTAAGAGCACCATACTATGATATTGAAATCATAGTAGGTCTCATGGAGGCTTCAGATATGATCAAGCTCAATGATGAAGAGCTTGAACTTGTAGTCCTAGCAATGGGTATAGAAGGTGAGACACTTGCAGACGAGTTAAAAATGCTAAGCGCCATGACAGAAACCCCTACCATTTGTGTCACATTAGGCGCAGATGGAGCAATGCTGTATCACAAGGGTGGCATTCATACTCAAGAAGGTTTTTCTGTAGAAGCAATTGATACTATTGGTGCTGGCGATAGTTTTTTGGCAGCATTACTTTTTGGATTATTATCTGGAGAGACACCTGATGATGCACTAGAAGTAGCTTGTGCTATAGGAAGTATTGTAGCAAGTAAGGAAGGTGCAAACCCAGAGGTAAAAATCTCAGAAATTGATAATACACTTGGGTTTTAA
- a CDS encoding LacI family DNA-binding transcriptional regulator — protein sequence MKRKLTLKLIAKELDVSISTVSKALRDSAEISEDTRQKIKAFAKLYNYKPNNIALSLKNRKTQTIGIIIPQIVHHFFTTVIRGVEQMAREHNYNVIITLSNNDFDKEVLNMELLANGSTDGFILSLSKETMQKDDFHHLTEAIDQGMPVVMFDRVVDEIPCDKVLIDDREGAKLGVNHLIKTGCKKIAIITTEDYITVGKLRTKGYMEAIESAGLEVDPNLILKLDAIDALDDKPMARIKHFLKGKDIDGVFTINEIFAVSAARFLMEQGKKIPDDVGIVSFSDGELSQHFVPRLTTVSQHGEQMGRKAAELLINKLERPENETEEYTTAYIDTSLIERDSTKRLPK from the coding sequence ATGAAAAGAAAACTCACATTAAAACTTATTGCAAAAGAACTAGATGTCTCAATTTCTACAGTGTCAAAAGCATTAAGAGACAGTGCCGAAATAAGTGAAGATACGAGGCAAAAAATTAAAGCTTTTGCAAAGCTTTACAACTATAAGCCCAATAATATAGCTCTTAGTCTTAAAAACCGTAAAACTCAAACGATAGGGATCATTATACCACAAATAGTACATCACTTTTTTACAACAGTAATTCGTGGGGTTGAGCAAATGGCTAGAGAACATAATTACAACGTGATTATTACTCTTTCTAATAATGATTTTGACAAAGAAGTCCTTAATATGGAACTGTTAGCTAATGGAAGTACTGACGGTTTTATTCTATCACTATCAAAAGAAACTATGCAAAAAGATGACTTCCATCATCTCACCGAGGCTATTGACCAAGGAATGCCAGTTGTTATGTTTGACCGTGTGGTTGATGAAATTCCTTGTGATAAGGTTTTAATTGATGATAGGGAGGGAGCAAAGCTTGGAGTAAATCACCTTATAAAAACAGGTTGTAAGAAAATTGCTATCATCACTACAGAAGATTATATCACCGTAGGTAAATTACGAACCAAAGGATATATGGAGGCAATTGAATCTGCTGGCTTAGAGGTTGACCCAAACCTTATTTTGAAGCTAGATGCTATTGATGCTTTAGATGACAAACCTATGGCACGCATCAAACATTTCCTTAAAGGTAAAGATATCGATGGCGTATTTACTATTAATGAGATTTTTGCAGTAAGTGCAGCTAGATTTTTGATGGAACAAGGGAAAAAAATTCCAGATGATGTTGGGATTGTTAGTTTTTCTGATGGCGAACTCTCACAGCACTTTGTACCTAGACTCACAACCGTTAGTCAGCACGGTGAGCAAATGGGACGAAAAGCAGCAGAACTGCTAATCAATAAATTAGAACGTCCAGAAAATGAAACAGAAGAATACACCACAGCATATATTGATACTAGCCTAATAGAAAGAGATAGCACAAAACGCCTTCCTAAATAA
- the pgmB gene encoding beta-phosphoglucomutase: MKKKAFLFDLDGVIVDTAKFHYLAWRNLAKEMNFNFTEEQNELFKGVSRVKSLEILLDLANYRATEEQKTRWLKQKNMEYLTFIDGMDEREILPDVVRVLDFLHSKDQGVALGSASKNARPILKKLDLLSKFHAIVDGNDVTAAKPDPEVFLKGGEALQIERSHCIVFEDSIAGIQAAKNAGMLSIGIGDTKTLGEADYVFRDFTEINTDFLINLIDK; this comes from the coding sequence ATGAAAAAAAAAGCTTTTCTTTTTGACTTAGATGGAGTAATCGTTGATACCGCAAAATTTCATTACCTAGCCTGGCGCAATCTCGCTAAAGAAATGAATTTTAATTTTACTGAAGAACAAAACGAACTTTTTAAAGGTGTAAGTAGAGTAAAATCACTAGAAATTTTATTGGATTTAGCAAACTATAGAGCTACTGAGGAACAGAAGACAAGATGGCTCAAACAGAAAAATATGGAGTATTTAACCTTTATCGATGGGATGGATGAAAGGGAAATCTTACCGGATGTAGTGAGAGTTTTAGATTTTTTACATTCAAAAGATCAGGGAGTTGCTTTGGGGAGTGCTAGTAAAAATGCACGTCCTATACTAAAGAAGCTCGATTTACTCTCTAAATTCCACGCTATCGTAGATGGTAATGATGTGACTGCTGCAAAGCCAGATCCAGAGGTTTTTTTAAAGGGAGGTGAGGCGTTGCAAATAGAACGTTCTCATTGTATTGTTTTTGAAGATAGTATTGCTGGAATACAAGCGGCAAAAAATGCTGGCATGTTAAGTATCGGTATTGGAGATACTAAGACTTTAGGAGAGGCAGATTATGTATTTAGAGATTTTACAGAAATAAATACTGATTTTCTGATTAATCTTATCGATAAGTAG
- a CDS encoding glycoside hydrolase family 65 protein, whose product MHTNYIIPNPWSIIEEGWNPVHVKASESLMALGNGAMGQRANFEETYSGKTFQGSYIGGVYYPDKTRVGWWKNGYPEYFAKVLNAPSWIGINVCVNGENLDLATCKEVKNFKRELNMREGILYRSFTARLQNDIEIEVHSTRFLSLAMDEVGAIHYTVKPINKDVSIQYEPYLNSSITNEDSNWDDTFWNTLEVSDEEEMAFISTHTMKTEFYVCAFMAASFEIDGREISLSRKRIENKTYIGHIYETDVRAGEHFTISKIGGYVTSLNHKTDELKKAAVNVLSKAKQLGFDRMKQLQKNAWAGIWEMSDITIEGDVKAQQGIRFNIFHLNQTYTGSDSRLNIGPKGFTGEKYGGSTYWDTEAYCIPFYMATKDQLVARQLLKYRYDQLDKAIENAEKLGFKNGAALYPMVTMNGEECHNEWEITFEEIHRNGSMVYAIFNYERFTGDKTYIPEMGLEVIIAVARFWEQRATYSTAKDKYVILGVTGPNEYENNVNNNWFTNYLAKWCLEYAIEKVAYTKESFKEDWSRIINKTNLSDKEMVSWKNTASNMYFPFSEKHDVFLQQDGFLDKELLTVAQLPKSERPINQKWSWDRILRSPYIKQADTLQGFYFFEDHFSLKELEKHFDFYEPFTVHESSLSPCVHAIQAARLNRMNQAYAFYLRTSRLDLDDYNKEVEEGLHITSMAGTWQSVVEGFGGMRVQDEVLSFTPKIPQAWKSYSFKINFRGQILKVNVTKEAADFTLTNGEKLTILLNGEKRLISAS is encoded by the coding sequence ATGCATACAAATTATATTATACCAAATCCTTGGTCCATCATAGAAGAAGGTTGGAATCCAGTCCATGTAAAAGCATCAGAAAGCTTAATGGCTCTTGGAAATGGGGCGATGGGACAGCGGGCAAATTTTGAAGAAACTTACAGCGGAAAAACTTTTCAAGGCAGTTATATAGGAGGAGTCTACTACCCTGATAAAACTCGTGTAGGTTGGTGGAAAAATGGCTACCCAGAATACTTTGCAAAAGTTCTCAATGCACCTAGCTGGATAGGAATAAATGTATGTGTTAATGGTGAAAATCTAGATCTAGCTACCTGTAAAGAGGTGAAAAACTTTAAGCGAGAGCTCAATATGCGAGAAGGAATCCTCTATAGAAGTTTTACTGCAAGATTACAGAACGACATTGAAATAGAAGTACATTCTACTCGTTTTTTAAGTCTAGCAATGGATGAGGTAGGGGCTATTCACTACACGGTAAAGCCAATTAATAAAGATGTGAGTATTCAGTATGAGCCCTATTTGAACAGCAGTATAACTAATGAAGATTCAAACTGGGATGATACATTTTGGAATACACTAGAAGTTTCGGACGAGGAAGAAATGGCATTTATCTCAACACATACCATGAAGACAGAATTTTATGTGTGTGCGTTTATGGCTGCATCTTTTGAGATAGATGGGAGGGAAATTTCGCTTTCGCGAAAGCGAATAGAAAACAAAACTTACATCGGTCATATTTATGAAACAGATGTAAGAGCAGGTGAGCACTTTACAATATCAAAAATAGGAGGTTACGTAACGAGCCTCAACCACAAAACCGATGAGCTTAAAAAAGCTGCTGTAAACGTTTTAAGTAAAGCAAAGCAATTAGGTTTTGATAGGATGAAGCAGTTACAAAAAAATGCTTGGGCAGGCATATGGGAGATGTCTGATATCACTATAGAGGGGGATGTAAAAGCACAACAGGGAATACGATTTAATATATTTCATCTTAACCAAACATATACTGGAAGTGACAGTAGGCTTAATATAGGGCCTAAGGGCTTTACTGGAGAAAAATACGGGGGATCAACTTACTGGGACACTGAGGCATATTGTATTCCATTTTATATGGCCACAAAAGATCAGCTGGTTGCTCGTCAGCTTTTAAAATACCGTTATGATCAACTTGATAAAGCTATTGAAAATGCAGAAAAACTGGGCTTTAAAAATGGTGCTGCATTATACCCTATGGTAACTATGAATGGGGAAGAGTGTCATAACGAATGGGAAATTACCTTTGAAGAGATACACCGCAATGGTTCTATGGTGTATGCTATTTTTAATTACGAGCGATTTACAGGTGATAAAACTTATATTCCAGAAATGGGGTTAGAAGTAATTATTGCCGTAGCTAGATTTTGGGAACAGCGAGCAACATACTCTACTGCTAAAGATAAATATGTGATTTTAGGGGTGACTGGCCCTAATGAGTATGAGAACAACGTTAATAACAACTGGTTTACAAATTACCTAGCAAAGTGGTGCCTAGAATATGCCATAGAGAAAGTAGCATATACAAAAGAGTCCTTTAAGGAAGATTGGTCTCGTATCATTAATAAAACAAATCTTTCTGATAAGGAGATGGTTTCATGGAAAAATACAGCTAGTAATATGTATTTCCCTTTCTCTGAAAAACACGATGTATTTTTACAGCAGGATGGCTTTCTCGACAAGGAACTCTTGACAGTAGCCCAACTTCCTAAATCAGAAAGGCCTATCAATCAAAAATGGTCATGGGATAGGATACTAAGATCACCATACATAAAACAAGCAGATACGCTACAAGGATTTTATTTTTTTGAAGATCATTTTTCACTGAAAGAACTGGAAAAACACTTCGACTTTTATGAGCCATTTACTGTTCACGAGAGTTCATTATCACCTTGTGTACATGCGATACAAGCAGCCAGATTAAATAGAATGAATCAAGCCTATGCATTTTACTTGCGTACTTCGCGTTTAGATCTAGATGATTATAATAAAGAGGTAGAGGAAGGTTTACACATCACGAGTATGGCGGGTACGTGGCAAAGTGTAGTAGAAGGATTTGGAGGAATGCGTGTACAAGATGAGGTTCTCTCTTTTACTCCTAAAATACCACAAGCTTGGAAAAGTTACAGTTTTAAAATAAATTTTAGAGGTCAGATTTTAAAAGTTAATGTAACAAAGGAAGCTGCAGATTTCACACTAACGAATGGAGAGAAGCTCACAATACTATTGAATGGAGAGAAGCGATTAATTTCTGCTAGTTAA
- a CDS encoding DUF4230 domain-containing protein yields the protein MRKIFLGAVLALVIVFGLRYCEHIKNNREQLEANTALIEKEIRNVGKLIVTEGSYAQVFSYKDSKRFYVDVLSASKKALVVVNAEASISYDLSKVTTKIDELSKTVYITNIPKPELNINPNIEYYDVQQDYLNQFNARDYNIIKKRVLSNLRQKIKASDLYTNAENRLISELSKIYILTNSLGWTLKYNGAAVTEQSPLKL from the coding sequence ATGAGAAAAATTTTTCTAGGAGCAGTACTTGCGTTGGTTATTGTTTTTGGGTTACGCTATTGTGAGCATATCAAGAATAATCGTGAGCAGCTAGAGGCAAACACAGCACTTATTGAGAAAGAAATAAGAAATGTTGGGAAGCTCATTGTTACAGAAGGTAGCTATGCACAAGTCTTTAGCTATAAAGATTCAAAGAGATTTTACGTAGATGTACTATCTGCCTCAAAAAAAGCGCTAGTTGTTGTTAACGCCGAAGCATCTATATCGTATGATTTAAGTAAGGTAACCACAAAAATAGATGAGCTTTCAAAAACAGTGTACATTACAAATATTCCAAAGCCAGAACTCAACATAAATCCCAATATAGAATACTACGATGTACAACAAGATTACTTAAACCAGTTTAATGCCCGTGATTACAATATCATAAAGAAAAGAGTACTATCTAACTTACGTCAAAAAATTAAAGCATCTGATTTATATACAAATGCAGAAAATAGACTCATTTCAGAGCTTTCAAAAATATACATATTGACAAATTCACTAGGTTGGACATTAAAATATAATGGGGCAGCAGTAACGGAGCAAAGTCCCTTAAAATTGTAA
- a CDS encoding GyrI-like domain-containing protein — MKKAVLLVLVIILMIMTWFMFIKPDDYIAKLSVRTNVGTVNQTLKSWNRIYNKNYPILQINTKNLIQKLSFNDSIHTYNWNLERKHDSLTDITIYITDEKLGGLDRLKKVFFHTSFERRSKATVLQFTDFIRSHLENIKIEIDGLTILPRKDYAYTEFNGPQDKKVSGMMRDILFIENKLVANNLQLDGPPFLNITHWDTGKDSISYQFAFPIKSLNSLPQISGIKFGIRHQQKVLKATYNGNYITSDRAWYALLQYAETHNIEAIPLPIEVFYNNPNMGGNELDWKVEIFLPINE, encoded by the coding sequence ATGAAAAAAGCAGTTCTATTAGTTCTAGTTATCATTTTGATGATTATGACTTGGTTTATGTTTATAAAACCAGATGATTATATAGCAAAGCTATCCGTTAGAACTAATGTTGGAACAGTTAACCAAACTCTTAAAAGCTGGAATCGCATTTATAATAAGAATTATCCAATTTTACAGATTAACACTAAGAACCTTATTCAAAAACTCTCTTTCAATGATTCCATCCACACCTATAATTGGAATTTAGAAAGAAAACACGACTCTCTAACAGATATTACTATATATATTACCGATGAAAAGTTAGGTGGTTTAGATCGTTTAAAAAAAGTATTCTTTCACACATCATTTGAAAGAAGATCAAAAGCTACAGTTTTACAATTCACAGATTTTATTAGATCTCATTTAGAAAATATAAAAATAGAAATAGATGGACTAACGATATTACCTAGGAAAGATTATGCTTACACAGAGTTTAACGGGCCTCAAGATAAAAAAGTAAGTGGCATGATGCGCGATATTTTATTCATAGAGAACAAACTTGTTGCAAACAATCTGCAATTAGACGGACCTCCTTTTTTAAACATCACACATTGGGATACAGGTAAGGATAGCATCTCCTATCAATTTGCATTCCCTATAAAGTCTTTAAATTCATTACCTCAAATTTCAGGCATTAAATTCGGAATTCGCCACCAACAAAAAGTATTGAAAGCGACATATAATGGCAATTACATTACTTCAGATCGTGCGTGGTATGCTCTACTGCAGTATGCAGAGACTCATAATATCGAAGCAATTCCCTTACCTATAGAAGTTTTTTACAACAACCCTAATATGGGTGGGAATGAACTAGACTGGAAAGTAGAGATTTTCCTTCCGATAAACGAGTAA
- a CDS encoding vanadium-dependent haloperoxidase: MKSSIVIFLSFFCIMSCKKNEEPIVITPDHFHTTIDKVTDVIIHDIFSPPVASRIYAYPNIAAYEILALKDNGLNPLSGQLKDLNAIPKPALDAPVNYELSALMTHIELSKRLIFSENKIEIYRDSLYKIWESKNDVVFNSSKKYAAEVTGHIADWMDKDNYKQTRTMPKFSVFSDEPSRWQPTPPAYMDGIEPHWNKIRPFVIRTADQFKPIPPPAFSMQEGSDFYKQVKEVYDISQQITADGDNSEEIAIAQFWDCNPYVSVTRGHLMFATKKITPGGHWMGITKIAAKKSGFDVSNTLYAYAKTSVAMADAFISCWDEKYRSNLIRPETLINDHIDDAWKPILQTPPFPEYVSGHSVVSGAAAESLTSIFGTNFSFLDDTETPYGLPVREFKSFKAAAQEAAVSRMYGGIHYRVAVDEGLKQGIALGKYVVTSLQMKNNTQLSFN; this comes from the coding sequence ATGAAATCTTCAATAGTAATATTTTTAAGCTTCTTTTGCATCATGTCTTGTAAAAAAAATGAGGAGCCTATTGTAATCACTCCAGATCATTTTCATACTACCATCGATAAGGTTACTGATGTTATTATTCATGATATCTTCTCTCCTCCAGTGGCGAGTAGAATTTATGCTTACCCCAACATTGCAGCCTACGAGATTCTCGCTTTAAAAGACAATGGTCTCAACCCTCTATCAGGACAGTTAAAAGATTTAAATGCTATCCCAAAGCCCGCTTTAGATGCTCCAGTAAATTATGAGCTATCCGCTTTAATGACTCATATAGAACTCAGTAAGCGTTTAATTTTTTCTGAAAATAAAATTGAAATATATCGCGACAGTCTTTATAAAATTTGGGAAAGTAAAAATGATGTTGTTTTTAATTCCTCGAAAAAATATGCTGCGGAGGTCACTGGTCATATTGCAGACTGGATGGATAAGGATAATTATAAGCAAACTCGAACGATGCCTAAATTCTCCGTCTTTTCTGATGAGCCTTCACGCTGGCAACCTACTCCACCGGCATATATGGATGGTATTGAACCTCACTGGAACAAAATACGCCCTTTTGTAATCAGAACGGCAGATCAATTTAAACCAATACCGCCTCCAGCATTTTCAATGCAAGAAGGTTCAGATTTTTATAAACAAGTCAAAGAGGTTTATGACATTAGTCAACAAATCACTGCAGATGGGGATAACTCAGAAGAAATTGCAATAGCTCAATTTTGGGATTGTAATCCATATGTATCTGTTACTCGGGGCCACTTAATGTTTGCTACAAAAAAAATAACTCCTGGAGGGCACTGGATGGGGATTACAAAAATTGCCGCTAAAAAATCAGGGTTTGACGTTTCAAATACATTATATGCTTATGCAAAAACTTCTGTAGCTATGGCAGATGCTTTTATCTCTTGCTGGGATGAAAAATATAGATCTAATCTTATTCGACCAGAAACACTTATCAATGATCATATTGACGATGCATGGAAGCCTATATTACAAACACCTCCTTTTCCAGAATATGTAAGTGGCCACTCCGTAGTCTCAGGAGCCGCAGCAGAAAGTTTGACAAGTATCTTTGGTACTAATTTTTCCTTTTTGGACGATACGGAAACTCCATATGGTTTACCAGTACGTGAATTCAAGTCTTTTAAAGCTGCTGCACAAGAAGCGGCAGTAAGCCGTATGTACGGGGGAATCCATTACCGTGTCGCTGTAGATGAAGGATTAAAACAAGGAATAGCACTTGGAAAATATGTCGTTACTTCACTTCAGATGAAAAATAATACACAGCTTAGCTTTAATTAA